From the genome of Cydia pomonella isolate Wapato2018A chromosome 1, ilCydPomo1, whole genome shotgun sequence:
GTTGAAGTTGTTAAATtactaagtgtaaggcctgcgtggacgctcgagttgggcgtgcagcggggcggggcgtgcggcgtgcatgttcaacaaatgcaaacgtataggagcgggcttagtgcacgctgctcaaatcttTTGGTAGCTcaacgccacgctgcacgccacGCCgcacgctccgcttcgagcgtccactcgggCCTTACACTAAGAGTATCACTCTTTTGTTATGAGGACACAAACGAGCGGGCGAATCAGCTGAcggtaagcaatcaccgtagcccatggacacctgcaacactagaGAGGTTGCAAATACGTTGTCTGATTTAAGATactattgaaattgaaattgtcaTATTGTGAGTTAGAATAATCTTAATATTATGTCAGGGTAGAATCATCACAATCAACCGCGATGCGGCGTACaatgttaatactaaaactaatcTTACAGCTAAATACTCAAAAAATATCATGCCATTTCATGTGATGCGAATGAAATGATTGCTACTATGtcaataagtaatttaatagaTAATATGTCATACTAATTATTGCTCGACGACATAAAGTAGTCACTTTTATGTTATAGTAAAAGCTTTGTCTAAGCaccatttataatatatattaacatcATATGCAGATATCCACttaaaaaactacattttaacaACTTTATGACTCATCGCCCCATTTTAAAATTAGTCTATTGGGAAGAATAACACAAGACACATAAAAAATCTGGGCGAAATATATTTTAATcgagtaaaaaaaatcgaatattcGAATTACAAGCCCTAATCATGGTGACTATAggattttctttttctctttattAAAGGGCGTTTTCGAGTAAACGAATATGTCGCCACATAGAGGATTTATTTATTGAGTTGCTGCTATTAGTAAAAGTTTATCATAGAAATGTGAAACAAACTGCTTAAATATATCTGGTAAGCATCACCTAGAAAATGTCACCCAGTGTTCCCAGTATTAGAGCCAACATATATGCATATTTAAATCATCTGTGAATAATTTAATGCTTCAACAAAACTTTGTCCATGGAgcacttatgggatcacttcggtcttgcaaagctttttttttaacacttgcccataaaggaaataataatgtcTTCGCCTCTCGCTGCCGGTCGGTTATATGCCTTAGCAAATTTAAATCGGCACTTCACCAGGCTATTCTATTGTATCATTATAGAAATTACTGATGTCAAAATACAATTGAATCTAAGAATCCAGAATATTTTTGAGACAATATTATTGTTggcgaaatataatttgtatgtacCGATTGGTCATAAAACTTTATCTTCACGAATACAAAAGGATAAAAGAAGTGTGAAGTGCTTTGCCGCACGTCCCATTCATATAGTGAGAATAActagttatgatactttgtgaTTCACACGTTATTAGGTAAATGAAACTTTTCAACACACATCgtatttactttgaaattaatgtttctttacataaatcttttatttttttaaataatcgaATTGAAAAGTTGGAATACTAGGAGATTTGCTTTAGTTTAAAATATAGAAGAGTAACTGGGATCAAAATTGTTTAGTTCAAGTATACTTTAAGCAAAACCGACCgctaattgttttattaaccTATTGTAAAAGAGCCATTAGCGATAACATTCATCGGTGCATATAAAATTCTTCGACTATACGAACAAAAATTGGTTACCAACTGCAACCATTACTCTAATAAAAACCAAAACAATAATGCACAGTCGATCCATATCTTTTACATTTAGGTTTTAATTTGTAGCTAAACGTCCCGTGGCATAGTTAGAAGTGGGCGTAGCGACCTAGCGACCCCTCGCCTTCGGCCTCGCACTCGCGGGAGCCAACCCTACTTATTACCTTGGGACTACACATTGAAAGAAAGGGCATCACAGAGGCGGCTTCGCCCACGGCTAGATTATTTCAAGCTACGCCACTAAAAGTCATGAACATTCCAGAAATTATGTCCATAATTTTGTGTAGGTTGGGTTTAAACTCCAGAAATTATGCTCCAGTATCCTTCTGTTGGGAACCCAAGAGACAACTCTTGTTTTTCTGATCGTTTTCGATCCAGTCGTACCTATTCCTAAACCTTTATAACAAtaagattaaacaaaaatataaaagtgacAATCAACAAACGATATTCCAAGATAGAGATTTCCAACCTGCCAGGCACAGATAATGGTTCCTTCAGACATAAATAAAGCAACAATAGATAGCCAGTAACGCGTAACGTGCCTTGATTACTCAATAATATAGTCAGTTCATTCCACGAAGGCCGACCTGGCCCAGACTCTATGAATGTCAAGATAAAGTCTAATTTCGGTTAATCTAACTCCGAGAGATCTGTACCTAAAGTTCCATACAGGAAGCTGGAACTGGTGTCTGTTTCCGTTGGATGCACTATCCTGTTCTAACTATGGTAATGATATAAGGACAGACAGTCAAATTTATcagttatttatttcataaggAGAGAAACCAACCGATCATAGTAGGTAAATATTGGAAAAGGTCATTTGAATAAGTTTTAAAGGTTACGATCGTAACTAGACTATGACGGATTATGATTTTCATGTATTCAAAAGagaatttacttatttttggtAGCCTATTTTGAGTTGAATTAGAACTTtatactagcttctgcccacAACTTCGTCTGAGCTGTGGGATTAGTATGTACTCTCAATGTGAATTGATCACTCTTTACAAAAAGTATGCTTAAGAAGTAcctttttaaatatgatttctCTCCTCTCAaaactcaaactatctccatacaatACAGCGATTTAAGCGTGAAGAACTAACAGCCTTACTTTTGCAATTATAATTACAGTAGAGATGTTTTATTGAGTAAGCAAAATTAGCTTTGGTTATAATTATAGACAAATATTCATACAAAATGGCCCAAAAAATACATcgaccaaaaaaaaattaagaaatattttccataaataaattacaagtaAAACAATTTAACCAAAACAAAACGtattagtttctaaatattctCCTTTATCTTTGATACACGAATGTAAACATCAACACCATCAACAATATGTCGAAGTactaaattttgtaaatatatttttctgccACAAAGAAATTTatctaggtcttatctctgggaaaacgcgcatttttgactttttaaatgttttcagAGATTTGCTCGGTCTCCAAgatactaataataaataacacattCAAGATTCTGGTTGCACTTAACCATTGTTTATGAGTAATAATTCCCTAAACAGTTTCCTTCTACACAAATATTTCTCAGATTTTCCTTCAAATGTTGTCCATTTACTTAATCCACAAAGACTTAAAACAATCATAACTTGGAATACTTATAGTGAAGATCAATGTGAATAAGTCACTTAGtgtgtacaaatatttacatacattatgATTGTGTGTGATATTGTTCATATCAAAGTATTTTAAAGTTTAACAGTTCCGTGCTTGAACTCCAAGGTTCCAAGCAATCTCTATAAATTACAGTATTAGACTATTTACAATAGTTGTCATATTATCTACTTTGGGAGTCATTCTACAAATTCAACTGATGACATAACAATTTCAATGTAACACTTAAATACAGTTCCTTGCGCTTGAATCAATAATTCCCCATTGAGCTTGTATTTTTGACTAAGATGTGTGCATCCATGtatttacacttgactgtacagtcacCACCAGCAGAggcatattttaatatttagcgCCCTGGGCCAGTGGGTCTGGGCTGCCCCATGTAATAAACACAGAAGCATATTTCTCGGTGCACTCTGGAAACGTGGGGCCATGGCCCCCTTGTCCCTAGGGGCCCTGAGTCGCCAGATATATTGGAGTGGCTAAGGTGCTCACAAAATATCTGCACCTCTTAttagagtgcatgttcagatattttgtaCTGGACTTAGCTGCATGTAATGGGACTGGTTGACCAGTTAGACGCCACTTAGGTCACGCTTCTGGCTGCTGTAGGGAATTTTAGAAGACTATTATTTGTGTACCCAAAAGGACAAATTATTTTAAGGAAAGTTTTTTAAGGAATATCTTCAAAAGTCATTTTCAGGTAATAGAATGGGATTGATAGCTGCTGCTCTAAATGAACCATTCAaaccataaatataaaaatttctcACACAATGTAAACCCTAATTTATGTTCTAAGTTAGTTGTATaattaaaccaatttttttagCTGTTATTGTCAGTCATTATAAAAAGAAGTCATTTAAACTCATTAGTAAACAATAACTATCCACTATaacaatcaaaaaaaaaaaaaaaattagtgtaGGATAATGTTATACATTGACATGTGGGTAGATAAGATTTGCGGGGGTACCCCCCCCGGTTTCGGTTCGAGCTAGCTATTTCctatacaaacttccacccccTTTTCATTCCCTTGAGAAATGAtttctgggataaaaactatcctatgtcatTTTTCGGGACTataaactatctctataccaaatttcatctaaataggTTCAGCACTttaagaggtaacagacagacgcAAGTTTTATTcatatgtaatattaatattaaatatatcccAGTCTTGTATTAGTATGTTTTAACTGTCTGTTAGCTACTTCCCATCCTGCATGATTACATGGCAAAACAATAAATTGGTACAGAACATTAAGCAATTTCATTGCCAATAAAGTTGCAAAATGGGCAGTAGGTACGAAATCTCGTGTCTTTATCAAATCTGCTTTGCGTGATTAACAGTAATATAGGTGCTTATGTTTCTTTACTATTTCGCGCGCCATCTGACGTAAAAATGTGAATAAGGTGACCTTAAAACAACTTACCTAGATCATCACTGGGTATGGGCTGCGTCAGCTCCGAGTCGTCGAACTCCAGCCTGGGCTCGTAGTCATGGTAGTCCGACAGGCTGGTGAAAGACTCGTCCGCCTCCGCAGTGTTTCCGTGCATAACTGCGTACGTAGCAAACAATCAGTAATGTTTACCTTACAAATTCACAAATATCTAGGATATTCCATACCTGAATATGCTCGCACCGGACTTAGTTTTGGCTGATACTCGGACTCCATGGCTAGATAAATACAAATTCCTATTTTATTCGctatttatttcacttttagtCAGGGCGAACAAGATTTCGAGACAAAAGACTCTGTTCTAACGGCAATATAACGACGGAAACAGATATACATcgcgttattaataaatttcaGTAAATCAATTACAAAGTGGGTAGATATTAGTTAGGTAAATATTAACGCCCGATTGAACACTCACTCACTACACAAGTACTTAGCATTTCTTTTTCGTTTTCCTATTTACGTCATTACGTCAAACTCTTGTCCAATCAGTAGAATTTGCAATCTTCACattattgtacaattttatatgttGTTTCAGAAACGCCAACATTTTAAGTTATACTGAATGTACGAGGAATTTACACTCAATTTACAATCTGTGGATCATCTACGGCCATTGTGCAGGACGCAGTCATAAGTTAAAATGACTGGTTGGCCCCCAGCATGTATGTAAATGAACCttgtttaaagatttttttttatctgtaaaaaaaGTTGGTTTGTCACTGTTGTCGGTCTGACATTGACTTTTGTTGCTGTTGTGCGTTGTGCTGTCTCTTGTACTTTCGAATCTTGGAAATAACCTGAGACAAGCTCTAGGTTGTTTCTTGGAGTGTATTCTCTTACAAGTAGTTGGAGCAAATTATTGCAGACTATCCAAATATCACGACGCATTACTGGTTGTGGAAGAGCTTTTAATCTAGTACATACTTTAGTTGGGACTCTAAACATGCTCGGTTATTCAAATGCCGGAATACCAGACAAGTCGTGGCAACCCCCTGTCGCAGTGCTGGAAACATCGTAAGTCCACCAAATCACAAAATCAAATCTGTCTAAAACTGGGCTATCATTAACAAATCGGTTGTTTCAGGATGGGTGCTGTTGTTGTAGAAATGTACTGGAAGCATACTCCATTAACCTGCCGAAACTTCATGGAGCTGGTTAGGCGAGGTTATTACAACAACACAAAGTTCCATCGCGTGATACGGGACTTCATGATCCAGGGTGGTGATCCCACAGGCACTGGAAAAGGAGGCCAGTCTATCTACGGCCCCCAGTTTGATGATGAAATAACCACAGACTTAAAACACACCGGTGCTGGTATATTGTCTATGGCTAATGCAGGCCCTGATACTAACGGCTCCCAGTTCTTCATCACTTTAGCACCAACACAATGGTTAGATAATAAGCATACTATATTTGGTAGAGTTCAAAGTGGTATGTCAGTAGTAAAACGAATAGGTCTCGTTGAA
Proteins encoded in this window:
- the LOC133524766 gene encoding peptidyl-prolyl cis-trans isomerase-like 1, coding for MLGYSNAGIPDKSWQPPVAVLETSMGAVVVEMYWKHTPLTCRNFMELVRRGYYNNTKFHRVIRDFMIQGGDPTGTGKGGQSIYGPQFDDEITTDLKHTGAGILSMANAGPDTNGSQFFITLAPTQWLDNKHTIFGRVQSGMSVVKRIGLVECDKNDCPVDDVRIERAYIPK